DNA sequence from the Bombus pyrosoma isolate SC7728 linkage group LG12, ASM1482585v1, whole genome shotgun sequence genome:
CAGATCCAAAATCTCACTTTTAATAGACTTCTCTAACAACTTTGGAAATTCAGGATTCATAGATAACAAAAGACTACTGATATTTGTGAAAACTTCTCCATCATCCTGtagatgatatattttttcaaagttatttattatagaagtTACATatctgtttaaaattaataaagtcaACTATTACtgcaatatcaaatatatgtgGTGGGATGTTTGATATACTCTTTTAAGAATACATATGGGATACCTGCTGAGACTGAATGGCTGAACACCATatctgtaaattaatttaataaatgataatatctTCCAGTTACTctcttcaaatataatttcattgccATTCCAAATACTTGTTCTTTTACCTTTAGATGGTCTGTGTTCTAAACCTAAATTAACAGACGtacattttagatatttatgaaactatatctgtagaaatgtaaaaataagaaaacaaagtACCGAGTAATTCAACAAAATCTcgcatatatttattttgaggATGTATGACTGAACCTCCAGCTTCGAATTCATTACCGTCAACTTTTATAGTGGCCAAACGCCCACCGATAATTTTTGCTTCGTATAAATCGAtattaagattattattaaatagttCTGTAAGAAAATGAGAACTTGCTGCGCCACCAATACCACCTCCAATAATTGCTAAAAAAACaaagttttttttattgttatatatcttattaaacatgaaaataatatgcTTCATTGCTTGAAATCAATTGAGATACAGTTGAAATCAGTTGCTTTGTCTCAATTTTCTTATGttttaaacgtaaaaatattacataaaattattttatatcattagtATATTCTTTTACTCACCTATATTTGGCTTACACTTTTCATAACAAATTCCTCTTTTAAAAATCAGTATACCTAACAAAATTATACGCCAATTCATGATCTCAATTATTATGTTCATGTCGTACtgttttcatagaaatttaattatctacatatatatgtatattaacgattaacgttatgttacattatttttttttaacgactagtatattttataatttaatacttatatagtttataaaattatagagcttatactatatactacatataaatatgatttattatatcttacaATGTGATTGATAtctaataaaacataatataaattacaaaattaattaaattattttacataaatccaggcattgtattttatatacaataaactATGTACCTACgttaaatacatacatatagtgACATTTGAGTTTCACTAGTCAGCAGCCAATAGTCGCAGCCgcaataatcaaattttatattgaacaGAATATCCATATGTAGTCTGTGTAGTTTTATTGCCTCCATGATAGGATGCACGTGTAATTTATTCCTGTATAGTTAACCTTACTCttggaaacatttttatatttatttatgtgagtccttcgaattaataatggcgaaaaaggaattaaaacgtaaacgaatcgataatcttaataaagaaaatataccaCAACCCGAAGTTTTACCAGCAAAAAGAATATCCGATGAACCACCACCAAAAAaggtttaaaaatatcttttttctgttttattcaACTTCTAGCatgtaaagatataaatacatataaaacatatttcaattGGTAATAAATTTGgtaatacattttcattttatgttATAGATAAAATGGATTAATAAGCAAAGAGTATTAGTATTTGCTACTAGGGGAATTAGCTATAGACATCGTCATCTCATGGATGATTTAAAAACTCTTATGCCTCACCATCGCCCTGAATCTAAAATAGAACGTACTAAAAATTTACAAGTGATTAATGAAATatgtgaaatgaaaaattgcaataaatcaatattatttgaaggcagaagaaaaagggatttatatttatggtTTTCTAACATTTCGGTAGGACCATGTGCAAAATTTCTTGTTGAAAACAGTACGtattataatacttaattATAGAATGTTAAATTCTATAAactatatcatattataaataatcttaaTGTCACAAATAGATTAATGATTTCTATGTCGTAGTTTATACTATGGCAGAATTAAAAATGACTGGAAATTGTTTAAGAGGTTCTAGACCATTGTTATCATTTGATGAGAATTTTAACACAAAACCACATTATGGTTTGTTGAAAGAATTGTTTGTTCAAATCTTTGGTGTTCCCAATCATCATCCTAAGAGTCAACCATTTTTTGaccatatatatacattcacTATATTAGACAATAGAATATggtttcgaaatttccaaattttaacAGAAGATGGAGGTTTAGCTGAAATAGGTCCAAGATTTGTATTAAatccaataaaaatatttgctaatAGCTTTAGTGGGGAAGTACTTTGGGATAATCCTTCTTATATATCTCCTGCTAAGGTATAAatcaatcaaatttttatgataaatttaacatgtgacaaaattaaaagtactaaatttaataattataacattttaaatattatagtttcgACAGtctttgaaaaagaatattgctggtaaatacataaataaggTAGAACAGAAAGTGGCACAAGAGAGTAGTAAACCAAAGGAATCATATTCATTGAATCCCatggatgaaatatttaaaggtGATCCATTAGAGAAAGCAATAGAATTACAACAGAGAGAAGCAAAAGAAGTACAGGCTAATGAtagtggaaagaaaaaaaaaattaagatgcGATTAgggaagaagataaaaaagactaattctaaaaagaaaaaaagggattAATACTCAAAAGTTtctattatattgtaataatattacgttaataaattttttttaactatttcataaacaatatatttttattcttcatacagtgtaatatatatactttataaagaCAAGCCTAGAAGAATTAGCAatctaaaatacaaaatataaatataaaatacacgtaTATGAACTTTATACATAtcttgtttaaattttatataatttgtatactACGCATACATTTTCATAGAACTACATAGCAAcgtgatttatttaaaactgttttatataaaatgcatAATGTTAAACACGATTGAATAAacatgtataattactttgtataattacacatcattgaagaaaaaaattacattattgcacttaatataattcataaacaaagatatagacagaaaacaaatatttgattccattgataataagataatattctacgttataatgtatatatataatatattataatgtattatataagcttgaaataaaagtaaatttattatatatctagTATATGTCATttgataatactatataaagttattcaTAGATCCTTATCGCATTATAAATTGCGCTGGCACATATTTGTACTTGATTTAGTTATATTAAAGCACACTTTATAGGATACCTTATACATTGCATATTAATGCAGATGCTTGAATGTTTTCATGTATAAACTCTAAGCTCAAATTTAAATTGACTTAAGAtgttaattaagaattatttaaacaataacaATCATTCAGGTATGAAAATTCAGgtataaattcaaaatttaaaaatagcgAGATGGTTATTATAGTTACACATTATACTttgcttttttcatttaatattaaaaaaacacctaaaataaaacataaaaaaatattttatctacttATTTGCATATACCACATGATAATAATGTATTTCAAAACTAGAAGATAAGATATTAAAGACCTTAGAACCAACGAAAATGTATTACGGAATCACATAAGTATAGAAATTGAGGTTGCAATAACATTGGGGTAGTTCAATTTAGATTTTACAAATCCAAAATAATTCAGTCTCGACGTCACGATTCCGTAGTATATATACTTAGTTCTTTCGATTTTAGTGAATAATAGCACTTGTAGATCTTTCATATCATTATTCACATCTTCAGTTGTgtcattcattattttcattatatagaaaattatatatttatgttacatttataaatactgATAACAATtctaaaaggaaaagaaaacacgtGTTCTCTCCAAGATAGCAAAAACCAATTCTTTTTGTTGatgtttttatgaaaatatatgtatctaaGGACTTTAAAAAAAGCATAATTAAAATCTGTATTCTCCACATACATTAAGtactataaaaatagtaaacagTACttttactaataaattttacaaaatcgtacataaaatataaacggCCGTTGAccttttcttaatttaatatttttataaaacagattttaaaagtatatcataataattcaatgttttaaaaatatatgattttttttataattaaaatacatatttctcaTGGTTTTTGTATAatagcttttaattaataatattatttttatgcattttttaagGATATGCTAAACTGATTAAAAACTGATTAGAAATCCTGTGTTACAAATCAaagatattttgtacatatatggCAGTAGTTTTAgatgtataaaaagatttgTTAATTGATAAGTTTAAGCTGTTATCTAAATATAGCTTATAACTTCAATGTAAGGTACATATTCGTAatcatatgtacatacatatatatatatatattatataattgctattacactattattatataatattatatagtgtatgtataacagtatatatgtatgtatatgatgATCTTAATTTTATGGACGATATAATGTTGCATAAAAGCATCTATAAAAGTGAAGGAATATTGGGAAGGAAGTTTGTGCTTTAGCATAATACTTATGTGTTCATTGGTACTAATTCATGTGATTGTTGTCCATTTGAACTAGTATTAGATCCAATTTGAGCTAATGCTGACTGACGCCACTTTCCATTCTCTCCATTTAAATTCTTGTCCTCACAGATACAAAGAAACAGTGTATCTATTACAGTCTGTAATAAAACatgaaatgataaatatatatatgattcaTGTAATCTATTCATATAAACAATCTTTATAATATACCtcataaagagaaataatacaatgagcaataaaaaatgcaaaaacaCAGATAACGAAAATTGGCGCtgcataaaaatgtaatctgGGATCCTGTTTCATAAATAGCAATCCAACACTCCCCGTTGCAGCAGTGACAAAACATTTACccaaaaatagaataaaatctcCTATTCCATTAATTACCGCAATTTGTAAAGCATTACT
Encoded proteins:
- the LOC122573286 gene encoding ribosome biogenesis protein BRX1 homolog; this encodes MAKKELKRKRIDNLNKENIPQPEVLPAKRISDEPPPKKIKWINKQRVLVFATRGISYRHRHLMDDLKTLMPHHRPESKIERTKNLQVINEICEMKNCNKSILFEGRRKRDLYLWFSNISVGPCAKFLVENIYTMAELKMTGNCLRGSRPLLSFDENFNTKPHYGLLKELFVQIFGVPNHHPKSQPFFDHIYTFTILDNRIWFRNFQILTEDGGLAEIGPRFVLNPIKIFANSFSGEVLWDNPSYISPAKFRQSLKKNIAGKYINKVEQKVAQESSKPKESYSLNPMDEIFKGDPLEKAIELQQREAKEVQANDSGKKKKIKMRLGKKIKKTNSKKKKRD